One part of the Deltaproteobacteria bacterium HGW-Deltaproteobacteria-4 genome encodes these proteins:
- a CDS encoding GTPase Era — translation MQAEIKEKFHSGVVAIIGRPNVGKSTLLNRILGQKIAITSPKPQTTRNRILGVAHFDHGQILFLDTPGIHQAKDRLNQFMVEQAMSSCGEVDMVLYLIDATDHAPHNATEEKIFTHLRNCGRPVYLVINKIDALSRERLLPIMQSYATKYPFASLVPISAATGDGVDLLVKMLQDALPEGPQYYSEDTVTDLPERFIVAEMVREQLLRQMRDEIPFMVAVVVEEFSEEPERNLVVIKAAINVARDSHKGIVIGKQGAMIRALGQSARRDIEKFLGCRVYLELFVKVQKDWTASERMLREFGYHS, via the coding sequence ATGCAGGCAGAAATAAAAGAAAAATTTCATTCCGGCGTGGTGGCGATCATCGGTCGACCGAACGTCGGCAAGTCGACGTTGCTTAACCGTATTCTTGGGCAAAAGATTGCGATTACTTCGCCCAAACCCCAGACGACGCGGAACCGTATTCTCGGTGTAGCTCATTTTGATCATGGGCAGATCCTTTTTCTTGATACCCCGGGGATCCATCAAGCCAAGGATCGCTTGAACCAGTTTATGGTCGAACAGGCGATGAGCTCTTGCGGTGAAGTCGATATGGTTCTGTACCTGATCGATGCCACGGATCATGCGCCGCACAACGCCACCGAAGAGAAGATCTTTACACATCTGCGCAACTGTGGCCGCCCTGTCTATCTGGTGATCAACAAGATCGATGCCCTCAGTCGTGAGCGCCTTTTGCCGATCATGCAATCTTATGCGACGAAGTATCCTTTTGCCTCCCTTGTCCCGATCTCGGCAGCGACGGGGGACGGCGTCGATCTTTTGGTAAAGATGCTGCAGGATGCTTTGCCGGAAGGTCCGCAATATTATAGTGAAGATACCGTCACCGACCTGCCTGAACGCTTTATCGTCGCTGAGATGGTGCGTGAACAGCTGTTGCGGCAGATGCGCGATGAAATTCCCTTTATGGTGGCGGTGGTCGTGGAGGAGTTTAGCGAAGAGCCAGAGCGCAATCTGGTGGTGATCAAGGCGGCGATTAATGTCGCCCGTGACAGCCACAAGGGGATCGTTATCGGCAAGCAGGGGGCGATGATCCGCGCCCTTGGCCAGTCAGCGCGGCGTGATATTGAAAAATTCCTCGGTTGCCGGGTTTATCTCGAACTCTTTGTCAAGGTACAAAAAGATTGGACAGCTTCGGAGCGTATGTTGCGCGAATTCGGCTACCACAGTTAA
- a CDS encoding radical SAM protein has protein sequence MSRRSIYPIFLPHAGCPHRCIFCAQVLTSACVCQPDPAATLESLRVSLPQNGDGELAFYGGSFTLLTEIEQECWLELGAGLLAAGRIAALRISTRPDAVTPAIAKRLAAAGVATVELGCQSFDPEVLRRAGRGHGAAAAAQALPLLRAEGIAVGLHLMPGLPGADAGEALHSLRMALALQPDFLRIHPTVVLRGTALENLYESGEYTPLSLSAAVQLGAAMLRRAHAAHVPVIRFGLMANENLDSGAAVVAGPYHPAFGQLIRSRLWFERISLLAERGDRFFRLHPADLADVFGQHRSNFNELNNCYGPLTYECSETLSRETIESAGVFYSLFSEKD, from the coding sequence ATGAGCCGGAGATCAATTTACCCGATCTTTCTCCCTCATGCCGGTTGTCCGCATCGTTGTATATTTTGTGCCCAGGTTTTGACCAGCGCCTGTGTCTGCCAGCCTGATCCCGCCGCGACCCTTGAGAGCTTACGGGTCTCGTTGCCGCAAAACGGGGATGGTGAGTTGGCATTTTACGGCGGGAGTTTTACTCTTTTAACGGAGATTGAACAGGAATGCTGGCTGGAACTCGGTGCCGGGTTGCTGGCTGCGGGGCGGATCGCGGCCCTGCGGATTTCAACCCGCCCGGATGCCGTCACACCGGCGATTGCCAAACGACTTGCCGCGGCCGGGGTGGCGACAGTCGAGTTGGGCTGTCAATCTTTTGATCCCGAGGTGCTGCGTCGGGCAGGACGCGGTCATGGCGCCGCTGCTGCTGCACAAGCTCTCCCCCTCCTGCGGGCGGAAGGAATCGCTGTCGGTCTCCATCTGATGCCCGGCCTCCCCGGTGCGGATGCCGGAGAGGCGCTGCATTCGCTACGGATGGCCCTGGCGTTGCAACCCGATTTTTTACGGATCCATCCGACTGTTGTCCTGCGCGGGACAGCCCTTGAAAATCTTTACGAATCCGGAGAGTACACGCCTCTTTCGTTGTCTGCAGCAGTGCAGCTGGGTGCGGCGATGCTCCGGCGCGCGCATGCTGCTCATGTTCCGGTCATCCGCTTTGGCCTGATGGCGAATGAGAACCTTGACAGCGGCGCTGCGGTTGTTGCCGGCCCTTATCATCCCGCCTTTGGCCAGTTGATTCGTTCGCGTCTCTGGTTTGAGCGGATTTCCCTTCTGGCGGAGCGGGGCGATCGCTTTTTTCGCCTCCATCCGGCTGATCTCGCGGATGTCTTTGGCCAGCACCGCAGTAATTTTAATGAATTAAATAATTGTTACGGCCCGTTAACCTATGAATGCTCGGAGACTCTTTCCCGCGAGACGATCGAGAGTGCCGGCGTATTCTATTCACTCTTTTCAGAAAAAGATTAA
- the rnc gene encoding ribonuclease III, translating to MIAENREKLQTLIGYHFSDTARLDEALTHRSYANEQRTRCADNERLEFLGDAILGLVIAETLFIGDIQRPEGELSRLRSELVNAGTLAQLARQINLGAALKLGRGEVKAGGSDKENILADAFEALLGAIYLEGGIAAVRPVILRLFTQVMIEKTLQQGNSDFKSQLQEYLQSLQQTPPEYVLIETEGPEHERTFVVEARTPGQVLGVGQGRSKKEAEQAAAGAALKMLQR from the coding sequence ATGATAGCCGAAAATCGTGAAAAGTTGCAGACGTTGATCGGATATCATTTTTCCGATACAGCACGACTTGATGAAGCTCTGACGCATCGCTCCTATGCCAACGAACAGCGGACAAGATGTGCAGATAATGAGCGTCTGGAATTCCTTGGTGATGCAATTCTTGGGCTGGTCATTGCCGAAACCCTCTTTATCGGGGATATCCAGCGCCCGGAAGGTGAATTAAGTCGCTTGCGTTCTGAACTGGTCAATGCCGGCACTCTGGCGCAACTTGCGCGGCAGATCAATCTTGGCGCGGCTCTGAAGTTGGGACGAGGCGAAGTTAAAGCCGGAGGAAGCGATAAAGAGAATATTCTGGCCGACGCTTTTGAAGCTCTGCTTGGTGCGATCTATCTGGAAGGAGGAATCGCTGCCGTCCGTCCGGTGATTCTGCGCCTTTTTACTCAGGTAATGATTGAGAAGACGCTGCAGCAAGGCAACAGTGATTTTAAATCACAGTTGCAGGAGTATCTGCAATCGTTGCAACAAACGCCGCCAGAATATGTTTTAATTGAGACCGAGGGGCCGGAACATGAACGGACCTTCGTCGTCGAAGCTCGTACTCCCGGCCAAGTGCTGGGTGTTGGTCAAGGGCGGAGCAAAAAAGAAGCGGAACAGGCAGCGGCAGGGGCCGCCCTCAAAATGCTGCAAAGATGA
- a CDS encoding dTMP kinase, with translation MAKLITCEGIEGSGKSTQILHLAAHLRGQGREVVVTREPGGCPIADAIRRILLDPSNQQLCATAELLLYAAARAQHVEEVIRPALAKDAIVLCDRYIDATIAYQGFGRGLDLTLIKQLNQVASSGLLPDLTLLFDLPVAIGLGRALARNAVAMENEGRFEAESLAFHQRVRDGYLQGASQEERFTIIDATGIPEQVTERVTRSVDAFLGAS, from the coding sequence ATGGCAAAATTAATCACATGCGAAGGGATTGAAGGCAGCGGCAAGTCGACGCAGATTCTCCACTTGGCCGCCCATCTCCGCGGCCAGGGACGCGAGGTTGTTGTCACGCGCGAACCGGGGGGCTGCCCAATTGCTGACGCCATCCGCCGCATCCTTCTTGACCCATCCAACCAGCAACTCTGCGCCACGGCCGAACTCCTGCTTTACGCCGCCGCCCGCGCCCAGCACGTTGAAGAGGTCATTCGCCCGGCTCTGGCTAAAGACGCTATCGTCCTCTGTGACCGCTATATCGACGCCACCATCGCCTACCAAGGGTTCGGCCGCGGTCTTGATCTGACTCTGATCAAACAACTGAACCAGGTGGCAAGCTCGGGACTCCTTCCCGATCTGACCCTGCTCTTCGATCTTCCCGTCGCCATCGGTTTAGGGCGTGCCCTGGCCCGCAATGCCGTTGCTATGGAGAACGAAGGGCGCTTTGAAGCTGAATCCCTGGCTTTTCATCAGCGCGTGCGGGACGGTTATCTGCAGGGGGCAAGCCAGGAAGAACGTTTTACCATCATCGATGCGACGGGAATCCCTGAGCAGGTCACCGAACGGGTGACACGCAGCGTTGATGCCTTTCTCGGCGCGTCATGA
- the holB gene encoding DNA polymerase III subunit delta' gives MTYSGILGHERQKTILKRAQSSGRLAHAYLFEGPEGVGKRLVALALARSLFCATRNGCGECPACRKVDHQNHPDLHIVEADGNTIKIEQIRALQKELSFRPLEGERKICVIEAAEKMNTSSGNALLKTLEEPAGHALLILLTSRPDAVLPTIRSRCQRLPFSRLPTATIRRALTEADAGNEAHAHILATLSDGSFHKALGRDRDLYLERRKVILKAVTALSHGSYLPLFELAAELAEEKERLSEILDILRAFYRDLLLCQHGWPEEDLINRDLIEKVRRIAAQESPQTLLRKIEAINAAYFYLERNVNGQLVFEVLLMRLTATQSQH, from the coding sequence ATGACCTACAGCGGCATCCTCGGCCATGAGCGGCAAAAAACGATCCTGAAACGGGCGCAGAGTTCGGGACGCCTGGCGCATGCCTATCTCTTTGAAGGGCCGGAAGGGGTCGGCAAACGCCTCGTCGCCCTCGCTTTGGCGCGCTCCCTTTTTTGTGCCACCCGTAACGGTTGCGGTGAGTGTCCGGCCTGCCGCAAGGTCGATCACCAGAACCATCCGGATCTGCATATTGTCGAAGCCGACGGTAATACCATCAAGATCGAACAGATCCGGGCACTGCAAAAGGAACTTTCTTTCCGGCCCCTCGAGGGAGAGCGCAAGATTTGTGTCATCGAGGCCGCCGAGAAGATGAATACTTCCTCAGGGAACGCCCTCTTAAAGACTTTGGAGGAACCGGCGGGTCACGCCCTCCTCATCCTTTTGACCTCCCGGCCGGATGCGGTGCTGCCGACCATCCGCTCCCGTTGTCAACGGCTCCCCTTTTCGCGCCTGCCGACGGCAACGATCCGGCGGGCGTTGACCGAGGCCGACGCCGGGAACGAAGCGCACGCGCATATTCTCGCCACCCTTTCCGACGGTTCTTTCCATAAAGCCCTGGGACGGGATCGCGACCTTTATCTGGAGCGACGCAAAGTCATTCTCAAAGCCGTGACGGCCCTCAGTCACGGCAGTTATCTCCCCCTCTTCGAACTGGCGGCGGAGCTTGCCGAAGAGAAGGAGCGGCTGAGTGAAATCCTCGACATCCTCCGCGCTTTTTATCGGGATCTTCTCCTCTGCCAGCACGGTTGGCCGGAAGAGGATCTGATCAATCGCGACCTCATCGAGAAGGTCCGGCGCATTGCCGCCCAGGAGAGCCCGCAAACACTGCTCCGCAAGATCGAAGCGATCAATGCCGCCTATTTTTACCTGGAGCGCAATGTCAACGGCCAATTGGTCTTTGAAGTTCTGTTGATGCGCTTGACTGCAACCCAGAGCCAACATTGA
- a CDS encoding methionine--tRNA ligase, which produces MAKRFYVTTPIYYVNDVPHIGHAYTTLACDALARYKRSRGYEVFFLTGTDEHGQKVEKAAEAKGETPLELADRVMMRFAALWDKLDISHTDFIRTSQERHKKGVCALFETIQAKNDIYLGEYVDWYCTPCESFWTETQLLDGNCPDCGRPTQKLSEPSYFFRMSKYQQALLDHIEANPDFIQPRSRRNEIVNFVKEGLRDLSISRTTFSWGIPVPKDDAHVIYVWFDALSNYITALGYPDQGGNYGKFWPVDVHVIGKDILRFHSVYWPTFLLAAGLPLPKKVFAHGWWTVEGQKMSKSLLNVVEPNMLVDRFGVDAIRYFLLREVPFGLDGDFSQSALTSRINSDLANDLGNLVSRSTAMLHKYFGAALPAPAALAEFDHDYVARFPAAVKNLDEQMDDLAFSKALQTIWELVSASNKYIDDCAPWTLAKDPAQQERLTTVIYNLIEAIRLIALMVGPFMPTTGAKILTIVGCDPASTLEANDQWGGLQPGTLIEKAAPLFPRIEIE; this is translated from the coding sequence ATGGCGAAACGATTTTACGTCACGACCCCGATCTACTATGTCAACGACGTTCCCCACATCGGCCATGCCTACACCACCCTTGCCTGCGACGCTCTCGCCCGCTACAAGCGTTCGCGCGGCTATGAGGTCTTCTTCCTGACCGGCACCGATGAACACGGGCAGAAGGTGGAGAAGGCCGCCGAAGCCAAAGGCGAAACCCCGCTGGAATTGGCGGATCGGGTGATGATGCGTTTTGCCGCTCTGTGGGACAAGCTCGATATCAGCCACACCGACTTTATCCGCACCTCGCAGGAACGCCACAAAAAGGGGGTGTGTGCCCTCTTTGAAACGATTCAGGCCAAAAACGATATCTACCTCGGCGAGTATGTTGACTGGTATTGCACCCCCTGCGAATCGTTCTGGACCGAAACCCAGCTTTTGGACGGCAACTGCCCGGATTGCGGCCGGCCGACACAAAAGCTTTCCGAGCCGTCCTACTTCTTCCGCATGAGCAAATACCAGCAGGCGCTCCTCGACCACATCGAAGCCAACCCCGACTTTATCCAGCCCCGCTCGCGGCGCAACGAAATCGTCAATTTCGTCAAGGAAGGGCTGCGCGATCTCTCCATCTCCCGCACCACCTTTTCCTGGGGAATTCCCGTCCCCAAGGATGACGCCCACGTCATCTACGTCTGGTTCGACGCGCTCAGCAACTACATCACCGCCCTCGGCTACCCCGACCAAGGCGGGAACTACGGCAAGTTCTGGCCGGTGGACGTGCATGTCATCGGCAAGGACATCCTGCGCTTTCACAGCGTGTACTGGCCGACCTTCCTCCTCGCTGCCGGTCTGCCGTTGCCGAAGAAGGTCTTTGCCCACGGCTGGTGGACAGTCGAAGGGCAGAAGATGAGCAAGAGCCTGCTCAACGTCGTCGAGCCGAATATGCTCGTCGATCGCTTCGGCGTCGATGCCATCCGCTACTTCCTCCTGCGCGAAGTCCCCTTCGGCCTTGATGGCGACTTTTCACAATCGGCCCTGACCTCCCGCATCAACTCCGACCTCGCCAACGATCTCGGCAACCTGGTCAGTCGTTCCACCGCCATGCTCCACAAATATTTTGGCGCTGCCCTCCCCGCCCCTGCGGCTCTCGCTGAATTTGATCACGACTACGTCGCCCGTTTTCCGGCGGCCGTCAAAAATCTCGACGAGCAGATGGATGACCTCGCCTTCAGTAAAGCCCTGCAAACGATCTGGGAACTGGTCAGCGCTTCGAACAAATACATCGACGATTGCGCACCCTGGACCCTTGCCAAGGATCCGGCCCAACAGGAACGGCTCACCACGGTTATCTACAACCTCATCGAAGCGATCCGCCTTATCGCCCTGATGGTCGGCCCCTTCATGCCGACGACCGGAGCTAAAATCCTGACGATTGTCGGTTGTGATCCCGCCAGCACCCTGGAAGCAAACGATCAGTGGGGCGGGCTGCAGCCGGGAACGCTTATCGAAAAGGCGGCCCCGCTCTTCCCCCGCATTGAGATCGAATAA
- a CDS encoding radical SAM protein — MPLLPALVDTHAHLDNSQYDSDRAEVIKRARQSGISQILTVGCDLASSQASIALAKEHPDIYASVGIHPHDALEGSDTGIATLRHLAKSNLKVVAIGEIGLDFYRDRAPRDVQRETFRRQIRLAREVSLPLIIHDRDAHDEVETILREEGAKEIGGVLHCFSGDLAMAKRCLEMGFYLSFPGTITYPANNAAREIVKMIPDDRLLIETDCPYLSPVPQRGKRNEPAFVRYTAAVIAELRGISTEDIARLVRRNSYDLFQIGTPAGAQIAYTIRNSLYLNITNRCTNTCTFCPKFSGGMVKGHHLLLSHEPDAAEVRRAIGDPSRYDEVVFCGYGEPLLRLELVKEIAAWLKKRGVQVRVNSDGQANLVHGRNIVPELAGLVDTLSISLNAADAATYQNLCHSSFGEAGYEGVKAFIRAARGIIPNVIASVVAFPDLDLTACRQVAAELGVPLRERAYDNVG; from the coding sequence ATGCCCTTGCTCCCGGCTTTGGTCGACACCCACGCCCATCTCGACAACAGCCAGTACGATAGTGATCGTGCGGAGGTCATCAAGCGTGCCCGCCAGAGTGGGATCAGTCAGATTCTCACGGTCGGCTGCGACCTCGCCTCTTCACAGGCGTCGATTGCTTTAGCGAAGGAACACCCGGACATCTACGCCAGCGTCGGCATCCACCCCCACGATGCTTTAGAAGGAAGCGACACCGGGATCGCCACGTTGCGCCATCTGGCGAAATCGAACCTCAAGGTGGTGGCGATCGGCGAGATCGGCCTCGATTTCTATCGCGACCGCGCCCCCCGCGATGTGCAGCGCGAAACCTTTCGCCGCCAGATCCGTCTCGCCCGCGAAGTCAGTCTGCCCCTGATCATCCACGACCGCGACGCTCACGACGAAGTCGAGACCATCCTGCGGGAAGAGGGGGCAAAGGAGATCGGAGGTGTCCTCCACTGCTTCAGCGGCGATCTCGCCATGGCCAAACGCTGTCTGGAGATGGGTTTTTATCTCTCCTTCCCCGGCACCATCACCTATCCCGCCAATAACGCCGCCCGCGAAATCGTCAAGATGATCCCCGACGACCGCCTCCTCATCGAGACCGACTGCCCCTATTTGAGTCCGGTACCGCAACGGGGCAAACGCAACGAACCGGCCTTTGTCCGCTACACCGCCGCTGTGATTGCCGAACTGCGCGGCATCAGCACCGAGGATATCGCCCGCCTGGTGCGGCGCAACAGCTATGATCTCTTTCAGATCGGCACCCCGGCAGGGGCGCAGATCGCCTACACCATCCGCAATAGCCTTTATCTCAATATCACCAACCGCTGCACCAATACCTGCACCTTCTGCCCGAAATTCTCCGGCGGCATGGTCAAGGGGCATCACCTCCTCCTCAGTCACGAACCGGATGCCGCCGAGGTGCGCCGCGCTATCGGCGATCCGAGCCGCTACGACGAAGTTGTCTTCTGCGGCTATGGCGAACCGCTGCTGCGGCTTGAACTGGTCAAGGAGATTGCCGCCTGGCTGAAAAAACGCGGCGTGCAGGTACGGGTCAACAGCGATGGCCAGGCGAATCTGGTGCATGGCCGCAATATCGTACCCGAATTGGCCGGCCTGGTTGATACCCTCTCCATCTCGCTCAACGCCGCCGATGCCGCCACCTACCAAAATCTCTGTCACTCCAGCTTCGGCGAGGCCGGATACGAAGGGGTCAAAGCCTTTATTCGCGCTGCCCGCGGCATTATTCCGAACGTCATCGCCAGCGTCGTCGCCTTCCCCGATCTCGATCTTACCGCCTGCCGCCAAGTCGCCGCCGAACTCGGCGTCCCCCTGCGCGAACGCGCATACGACAACGTCGGCTGA
- a CDS encoding transcriptional regulator: MGEQIFLERFLWFDQQLRQNLYPNAAHLAERFEISAKTAQRSIEYFRDRLQAPLEYEPLHRGYYYRADFELPAARISAGELGALLISRRLLADASAGHLEGELASVVNKLGGILSRHLPGTLAPDEAFSFRWNQFVPTKNDDFQRVCQALLGARTLSFDYQSPTQLNPARRSVEPHHLVNYLGTWHLIAYCRLRRDWRDFVLPRMAALVVESETFSYRPRAEWEPLLTGTFGIFQNRDSFSVTLRFTPERSRLVKGQIWHPDQEITHDKDGALLLTLPASHPAEILMSILGHGAEVEVLAPIWLREQVAGEIKRMGQCYSGQGE; the protein is encoded by the coding sequence ATGGGTGAACAGATCTTTCTCGAACGCTTTCTGTGGTTCGACCAGCAGTTGCGGCAGAATCTCTATCCCAATGCCGCGCACCTCGCCGAACGCTTTGAGATTTCGGCTAAGACCGCGCAGCGTTCGATTGAATACTTTCGGGACCGGCTGCAGGCGCCGCTGGAATATGAGCCGCTGCACCGCGGTTACTACTATCGTGCTGATTTCGAACTGCCGGCGGCACGAATCTCGGCAGGGGAACTCGGGGCGCTCCTCATTTCGCGCCGGCTCCTTGCGGACGCTTCCGCCGGCCATCTCGAAGGAGAGCTCGCCAGTGTCGTCAACAAGCTCGGCGGCATCCTTTCCCGCCATCTCCCCGGTACGCTCGCGCCGGATGAAGCCTTCTCTTTTCGCTGGAACCAGTTTGTCCCGACCAAAAATGACGATTTTCAGCGGGTCTGTCAGGCGCTGCTCGGCGCGCGCACCCTAAGCTTCGACTATCAGTCGCCCACTCAGCTAAATCCCGCCCGGCGCAGCGTCGAACCCCATCATCTCGTCAATTATCTCGGTACCTGGCATCTTATCGCTTATTGCCGGCTGCGCCGCGACTGGCGTGACTTTGTCCTGCCGCGCATGGCGGCGCTGGTCGTTGAGAGCGAGACCTTCAGCTATCGTCCCCGCGCCGAGTGGGAGCCCCTGTTGACCGGCACCTTCGGGATTTTTCAGAATCGTGACAGCTTTTCAGTGACGCTGCGCTTCACGCCGGAGCGCAGTCGCTTGGTCAAAGGTCAGATCTGGCATCCCGATCAGGAGATTACCCATGACAAAGACGGCGCACTCCTCCTTACCCTGCCGGCGAGCCATCCGGCCGAGATCCTCATGAGCATTCTCGGGCATGGCGCCGAGGTTGAAGTGCTGGCGCCGATCTGGCTGCGGGAGCAGGTAGCTGGGGAGATCAAACGGATGGGGCAATGCTACTCAGGGCAGGGGGAGTGA
- a CDS encoding flagellar motor protein MotA has product MIAFFLDGGLFMWPILLVFLVGMGIAGERWYHLSRTKIKSRNMWNLLHPVLVQGEFDQARDMVEKDNSALSQMLSMGLAVHGSGRRRQDIEIAMEESMMEIIPDLEQRTPYVALFSNIATLLGLLGTIMGLIAAFTAVANANPAEKADLLSASISVAMNTTAFGLIAAIPLLITHAMLTTTTAQIVDSLEMASVKALNIISNSARRVDLS; this is encoded by the coding sequence ATGATTGCATTTTTTCTCGATGGCGGGTTGTTTATGTGGCCAATTTTGTTGGTGTTCCTGGTCGGTATGGGGATTGCCGGTGAGCGCTGGTATCATTTGAGCCGCACCAAGATCAAAAGCCGTAACATGTGGAATCTGCTCCATCCGGTGCTGGTCCAGGGTGAGTTTGATCAGGCCCGGGACATGGTAGAAAAGGATAACTCCGCGCTTTCGCAAATGCTGAGCATGGGACTTGCGGTTCACGGGTCGGGCCGGCGGCGGCAAGACATCGAAATCGCCATGGAAGAGAGCATGATGGAGATCATTCCGGATCTGGAACAACGGACCCCTTATGTGGCGCTCTTCTCCAATATTGCCACCCTGCTCGGGCTGCTCGGTACGATCATGGGACTGATTGCGGCGTTCACCGCCGTCGCCAATGCCAACCCCGCCGAAAAGGCCGACCTGTTGTCCGCCAGTATCTCTGTCGCCATGAATACCACCGCCTTCGGTCTGATAGCCGCGATTCCGCTGCTGATCACCCACGCCATGCTGACGACCACCACCGCCCAGATCGTCGACAGCCTCGAAATGGCCTCAGTGAAGGCGCTGAATATCATCTCTAATTCTGCCAGGCGTGTTGACTTGTCCTGA
- a CDS encoding biopolymer transporter ExbD, protein MINSRRIKRMGRNRKKMPGLNLTSLMDVFTILVFFLLFNTGASEVVEAPKQIKLPDSVVEAKPRANTVVIMISHDLVLVQGEAVISTAELLSARSDLIAPITARLKSLERSIIGSSTLEVVENREVTILADKTIPFSVLKKVMSTCTDSGYGKISLAVIQKAAKV, encoded by the coding sequence ATGATAAATAGCCGACGCATAAAACGGATGGGGCGCAACCGGAAAAAGATGCCGGGGTTGAATCTGACCTCGCTGATGGATGTCTTTACCATCCTGGTCTTTTTCCTCCTCTTCAACACCGGCGCCAGTGAAGTGGTGGAGGCGCCCAAACAGATCAAGCTGCCCGACTCGGTGGTCGAGGCCAAGCCGCGGGCGAACACGGTGGTGATCATGATCAGTCATGACCTTGTGCTTGTGCAGGGGGAGGCCGTGATCAGCACCGCCGAGCTGCTGAGCGCCAGGAGTGATTTGATCGCACCGATCACCGCGCGGCTGAAGTCTCTCGAACGCAGCATTATCGGGAGCAGCACTCTTGAGGTCGTGGAAAACCGGGAAGTCACTATTCTTGCGGACAAAACGATTCCCTTCAGCGTGCTGAAAAAAGTCATGTCCACCTGCACGGATTCCGGATACGGGAAGATTTCACTCGCCGTTATCCAGAAAGCGGCAAAGGTCTGA
- a CDS encoding biopolymer transporter ExbD, producing the protein MAKRQRKPHIPPELDVTTFLNLMVVLIPFLLISAVFSRVTIMELSVPTGAGGTPDKPNFTIEVIIRDLGLEIADGSNVMAAIPKIGDQYDMKKLSELLVRLKNQYPEKEDATVLMEPKIEYDYLIQIMDAVRSTDIATPGSVATQRVELFPNISIGDAP; encoded by the coding sequence ATGGCTAAGCGCCAGAGAAAACCCCACATCCCCCCGGAGCTGGATGTCACTACCTTTTTGAACCTGATGGTGGTGCTGATCCCCTTTCTTTTGATAAGCGCAGTCTTTTCGCGCGTCACCATCATGGAATTGAGTGTGCCGACCGGCGCGGGCGGAACGCCCGATAAGCCGAATTTCACCATCGAAGTGATCATCCGTGATTTAGGCCTGGAGATCGCTGATGGTTCAAATGTCATGGCGGCGATTCCGAAAATAGGCGATCAATACGATATGAAGAAGCTGTCCGAACTCCTCGTCCGCCTTAAAAACCAATATCCGGAGAAGGAGGATGCGACAGTTTTGATGGAACCGAAGATCGAATACGACTATCTGATTCAGATCATGGACGCAGTCCGTAGCACCGATATAGCAACCCCCGGAAGTGTTGCTACGCAGAGAGTAGAACTCTTCCCCAATATATCCATTGGAGATGCGCCATGA
- a CDS encoding flagellar motor protein MotA, translating into MYSLVGFFQSGGVFMYPILLVFAVGVAIAFERWVQLSRTRSKNQKLWESLQPVLAGGEFDNAREMVNKDDSALGQMLSMGLAYQGAVRRREDIEIAMEESMMEIIPQLEKRTPYVALFSNIATLLGLLGTIMGLIAAFTAVANANPAEKADLLSASISVAMNTTAFGLIAAIPLLIIHAMLTTTTARIVDSLEVAAVKALNIISHSAKRVDHG; encoded by the coding sequence ATTTATTCGTTGGTTGGATTTTTTCAGAGTGGCGGCGTGTTCATGTACCCCATTCTCCTCGTCTTTGCCGTGGGCGTGGCCATCGCGTTTGAACGCTGGGTTCAGCTGAGCCGCACCAGAAGCAAAAACCAGAAATTATGGGAGTCGCTGCAACCGGTGCTGGCCGGGGGTGAGTTCGACAATGCCCGGGAAATGGTTAACAAAGACGACTCCGCCCTCGGGCAGATGCTGAGTATGGGGCTGGCGTACCAGGGAGCCGTGCGCCGCCGGGAAGACATCGAAATCGCCATGGAGGAGAGCATGATGGAGATCATTCCGCAGTTGGAAAAGCGGACTCCCTATGTCGCTCTCTTCTCGAATATTGCCACCCTGCTCGGACTGCTCGGCACCATTATGGGGCTGATCGCGGCTTTTACCGCCGTCGCCAATGCCAATCCTGCCGAGAAGGCCGACCTGTTGTCAGCCAGTATTTCCGTGGCGATGAATACCACCGCCTTCGGCTTGATTGCCGCGATCCCGTTGCTGATTATCCATGCCATGCTGACGACGACCACAGCCCGGATCGTCGATAGTCTGGAGGTGGCCGCGGTGAAAGCGCTGAACATTATCTCCCATTCCGCCAAGCGAGTTGACCATGGCTAA